The following proteins come from a genomic window of Paramicrobacterium humi:
- a CDS encoding DMT family transporter, producing MLQGLVAVNGIVQHRRGLAGHARWLLIGAFAIAAYPLAFYTSMRWAGVAVGTVVSIGSAPVVSALVERVVDGDRLSRRWSIGTALGVAGAVLLCLAQREPGEQAPAPLAGIALGVVAGLTYALYSFAARRVMHGGVPRGPAMGALFGLGGILLVPVLLATGASVLATPQALGVTAYMAIVPMFAGYLLFGAGLWRLRSSTATTLSLAEPLVAAILAVLVVHERLPMLGWVGVGLIGCCLLVVVVKTTPSRHVRSIAVRAGMREHAALAQSVERFTRNE from the coding sequence ATGCTGCAGGGCCTTGTGGCCGTGAACGGCATCGTGCAGCACCGCCGCGGTCTCGCCGGCCACGCGCGCTGGCTGCTGATCGGCGCGTTCGCGATCGCCGCGTACCCGCTCGCGTTCTACACGTCGATGCGCTGGGCGGGCGTCGCGGTGGGCACGGTCGTCTCGATCGGCTCTGCTCCCGTCGTGTCCGCTCTCGTCGAGCGGGTCGTCGACGGGGACCGGCTCAGCCGTCGTTGGAGCATCGGGACGGCGCTCGGTGTCGCCGGCGCTGTGCTGTTGTGCCTCGCGCAGCGGGAGCCGGGGGAGCAGGCGCCTGCGCCGCTCGCGGGGATCGCCCTCGGCGTGGTGGCGGGATTGACGTATGCCCTGTACTCGTTCGCGGCGCGCCGCGTCATGCACGGCGGCGTGCCTCGCGGGCCGGCCATGGGCGCCTTGTTCGGGCTCGGCGGGATCCTTCTCGTTCCCGTGCTGCTCGCGACGGGCGCCAGCGTGCTTGCGACACCGCAGGCTCTCGGCGTCACCGCGTACATGGCCATCGTGCCGATGTTCGCCGGGTATCTGCTGTTCGGCGCCGGGCTGTGGCGATTGCGCTCGTCGACGGCGACGACGCTGTCGCTTGCCGAGCCGCTCGTCGCCGCTATTCTCGCGGTTCTCGTCGTGCACGAACGCCTCCCGATGCTCGGGTGGGTGGGCGTTGGGCTGATCGGATGCTGCTTGCTCGTCGTTGTGGTCAAAACCACCCCTTCGCGTCATGTAAGATCGATTGCTGTGCGCGCAGGAATGCGCGAGCACGCCGCCTTAGCTCAGTCGGTAGAGCGATTCACTCGTAATGAATAG
- a CDS encoding HNH endonuclease signature motif containing protein: MVILNDDDKHPPESRDSRIGKLAVMVEEISEQYALLAVVQAQVSTMMADLIGHAVANRDLFVASDTDTTKTQEVVRSALTGELAAKMRLSQPMITSMLGTAETLTTELPATLEALGEGVITYQHARTLIDQATGLSTQDRAAFEQVALTLAKTSTPPQFKNKALALRESLHPETSTERHEAAAEDRRVEHWNAPDGMGWLALYAPVEVTQSIFNACHTTAKSLRKTGDERTIGQLTADVFTDAAMLGLTTGIGTGGSGDDSGEGAGVPVFAGRGGAIRPTVHVTVPVMTLLGHSEEPAELDGYGPINPETARRLAAQAPSFTRLLTHPETGAVLSVGRDRYAVPADLRKTIEVRDKTCGFPGCNRSARQCDVDHILAWQDGGETDLENLNPLCRSHHVLKHSSTWQVQRDDDGTIIWTSPLGQKYRIRRSTNVGFEPLDEYDETEPPEPDLEPDLGDEEVENDGFAEDEPNPDDESWFTDTKTDEADATDGKDYPDKPLF; this comes from the coding sequence ATGGTAATCCTCAACGATGACGATAAACACCCACCCGAAAGCCGCGACTCCCGGATCGGGAAACTGGCGGTGATGGTCGAAGAGATCTCCGAGCAGTACGCGTTGCTGGCGGTCGTGCAGGCGCAGGTGTCCACGATGATGGCCGACCTGATCGGCCACGCCGTGGCGAACCGTGACCTGTTCGTCGCCTCCGACACGGACACGACGAAGACGCAGGAGGTTGTGCGTTCCGCCCTGACCGGGGAACTGGCGGCGAAGATGCGGTTGTCGCAGCCGATGATCACCTCGATGCTCGGCACCGCGGAAACCCTCACCACGGAACTCCCCGCCACCCTGGAAGCACTCGGTGAGGGGGTGATCACGTACCAGCATGCGCGCACGCTGATCGATCAGGCCACCGGGCTCTCCACACAGGATCGGGCGGCGTTCGAGCAGGTCGCCCTCACGCTGGCGAAAACCTCCACGCCGCCGCAGTTCAAGAACAAGGCCCTCGCCCTGCGCGAGAGCCTGCACCCGGAAACCAGTACCGAACGCCACGAGGCGGCAGCGGAAGATCGGCGGGTGGAGCACTGGAACGCTCCCGACGGAATGGGCTGGCTCGCCCTCTACGCCCCCGTCGAGGTAACCCAGAGCATATTCAACGCCTGCCACACCACCGCCAAAAGCCTCCGCAAAACCGGAGACGAACGCACCATCGGGCAACTCACCGCCGACGTGTTCACCGACGCGGCCATGCTCGGGCTCACCACCGGGATCGGCACCGGCGGCAGCGGTGACGACAGCGGTGAGGGTGCCGGTGTTCCCGTCTTCGCCGGCCGTGGTGGGGCGATCCGGCCGACGGTGCATGTCACCGTCCCGGTGATGACCCTCCTCGGCCACTCCGAGGAGCCCGCAGAGCTCGACGGGTACGGGCCGATCAACCCCGAGACCGCCCGCCGGCTCGCCGCCCAAGCACCGAGCTTCACAAGGCTGCTCACCCACCCCGAAACCGGCGCCGTGCTCTCCGTCGGACGCGACCGCTACGCCGTCCCCGCCGACCTGCGAAAGACCATCGAAGTCAGAGACAAAACCTGCGGCTTCCCCGGCTGCAACCGGTCGGCCAGGCAATGTGATGTGGACCACATCCTCGCCTGGCAGGACGGAGGTGAGACCGACCTCGAGAACCTCAACCCCCTGTGCCGATCACATCATGTACTGAAACACTCGAGCACCTGGCAGGTCCAACGCGACGACGACGGAACCATCATCTGGACCTCACCCCTCGGACAGAAATACCGCATCCGACGCTCCACCAATGTCGGATTCGAACCCCTCGACGAATACGACGAAACCGAGCCTCCCGAACCGGACCTCGAACCCGACCTCGGCGACGAGGAAGTCGAGAACGACGGCTTCGCCGAAGACGAACCGAATCCCGACGACGAGTCGTGGTTCACCGACACCAAAACCGACGAAGCTGACGCGACCGACGGCAAGGACTACCCGGACAAGCCGCTCTTCTAA